A segment of the BD1-7 clade bacterium genome:
TAATGATGCTGTAGCTACGCTGCTGCGCCAGTCGTCTTTTACTTGTCCGCCAACGTTGTTACATGCCTCTGTTGGCATGATAACGAACGATCCTGAGCCTTTGCACGTTGCTTGGCCTGCACAAGAATGTTTTGCTGTTTTGCAGTCGTTGTGGCCTTTGCAGGTATTTACGCCGTAGCAATGAGCGAGATCGGCTGTTGCTGAATCTGCTGAGTCGTTAGTTGGGTTGTCTGAGCATGCAGTAATACTTGCTGCGGCAATCGCAATCGCGGCGCCGGATAAACTTTTTTTGTCGGTCAATTTCATTAGTAGCTTCCTTGTTGATAGAGGGTGGGGGCTGGCGCCCTTATAACAAGGAGAAGTGTAGTTAGTATTTATTAAGTTACCAGAATCAAAAGCGGCCCCTGAGGAGCCGTTTTTGATTGAGATTAAGGCTTACTTTCTTCGTTTAAGCATAAATGTCAAGGCTTTTTCAGTTGAGTCATTGTAGGGTGGGATCATTCCCGTATGTTTCATCATGTAGACTTTCTTCGATTGGCGAAAGATCGATTTTGCGTGACTGAATGTTTTGAAGCCTTCGAAGCCGTGATAGCTACCCATGCCCGATGGGCCGATGCCGCCGAATGGCAGCTCTTCAACGCCAGCATGTGCAACTACGTCGTTTATCGATACGCCGCCTGCAGTTGTCGTGTTTAGAATGCGGGTTTCTTCAGCCTTGTCATCGCCGAAGTAATACAATGCAAGTGGGTGCGAGTTCGTGTTGATATATTTGATTGCATCATCAATATGTTGGTACGTCTTGACGCTTATGATTGGGCCAAAAATTTCTTCCTGCATGACCTTTAGGTTGTCGTCGGGGTTGACAACGATTGTTAGAGGTATTTTGTGCGTGCTGGTCTGTTTTGTGAAATCTTCGTTTGCAGGATTAATTTCACGAACATCAGCGCCATTGTCAGATGCGTCCTGCAGATAGCTTTGGAGGCGTTGGTAGTGGCGTTCATTGATAACTGAGCTGTAGTCGCTATTCGATAGCATGGTTGGGAACATGGTTGAAACATGCTGGATGGCCATCTCAACAAATGTATCGAGTTGTTCTTCTGCGACAAAAATATAGTCGGGCGAAATACATACTTGCCCCACGTTCAAGGCTTTGCCGGTAAAAATGCGCAGAGCAGATTCTTGCAGATCCGCTGACCGGCCGACAACGACCGGGGATTTTCCGCCGAGTTCCAACGTTACCGGAGTAAGGTTGTCTGCTGCGCCGCGCAGAATATGGCGCCCGATACTTGTGGCTCCGGTAAATATGATGTGATCAAGTGGTAGGGATGAAAATGCAGCGCCAACCTCGGGGCCACCCGTAATGCCGATAACTTCTGTCTCGTCGAAATATTTGGCGAATAGCGTTTTTAGCAGTTCGGAGGTCGCTGGAGTGACTTCTGTGAGTTTGACCATGCATCGGTTGCCTGCGGCAAGTATTCCGGCCAGTGGCGTGCATGCGACGCCGACGGGGAAGTTCCATGTAGTTATGTTGCCGATAACGCCTTTGGGTTGATATTGAATTTTCGAGCGGGCACCCAGCAAGCCGAGAGGGAAGGGTGAGTTACGCTTTTCATCCTTCATCCATTTTTTGAGGTGTTTTTTCGTATGTTTAATGCATTCGAATGTTCCGTAAAAGTCGGCAATACGAGACTGGTGTGGAGAGCGGTGGCCGAAGTCTTCGGACATGGTCGCGACGAGTGCGTCGATATTTTCGTGCAGCAGTGCCTCTAGTCGGTTAAGTCGATCTAGGCGTGTCTCGTAGGTAGCAAAGCCTTCTTCGGCAAAAGCGGCTTGTTGCTTTTGCAGGATGTCATTTAAGTTGGCTGTTGTGATTTTGCCATTATCTTGTAACTGTACAGCTTTGTTGTCCATGTTCGGTGTCTTCTCACGATTGTATGTGCATATCGCTTTCATTCTACCGGATCTCGACCGCCGAAGGAGTTCGCAAACAATATTTAATTTTTCTTGGTTTTACCCTTGAAACACGGGAAGGCGGCCCCATTTAAGCTTGGTATATTCAATAACCATTTTAAAGCATGGAGTACAACATATGAGTGAAGCTACCAAAGAAACACTTGGTTTTCAGACAGAAGCCAAACAATTGCTTCATTTGATGATTCATTCCC
Coding sequences within it:
- the calB_1 gene encoding Coniferyl aldehyde dehydrogenase, giving the protein MKAICTYNREKTPNMDNKAVQLQDNGKITTANLNDILQKQQAAFAEEGFATYETRLDRLNRLEALLHENIDALVATMSEDFGHRSPHQSRIADFYGTFECIKHTKKHLKKWMKDEKRNSPFPLGLLGARSKIQYQPKGVIGNITTWNFPVGVACTPLAGILAAGNRCMVKLTEVTPATSELLKTLFAKYFDETEVIGITGGPEVGAAFSSLPLDHIIFTGATSIGRHILRGAADNLTPVTLELGGKSPVVVGRSADLQESALRIFTGKALNVGQVCISPDYIFVAEEQLDTFVEMAIQHVSTMFPTMLSNSDYSSVINERHYQRLQSYLQDASDNGADVREINPANEDFTKQTSTHKIPLTIVVNPDDNLKVMQEEIFGPIISVKTYQHIDDAIKYINTNSHPLALYYFGDDKAEETRILNTTTAGGVSINDVVAHAGVEELPFGGIGPSGMGSYHGFEGFKTFSHAKSIFRQSKKVYMMKHTGMIPPYNDSTEKALTFMLKRRK